A single genomic interval of Primulina huaijiensis isolate GDHJ02 chromosome 7, ASM1229523v2, whole genome shotgun sequence harbors:
- the LOC140981509 gene encoding probable glucan 1,3-beta-glucosidase A isoform X1 produces the protein MGRRFLIELFFCKCVFLVLQFCFFIFSIGCSAEGLPGNSRIRGVNLGGWLVIEGWIKPSLFYDIPNGDMLDGTEIHLKSMTLNKYVSAENGGGAMVTVDRDTPQSWETFRQLWRVSKSIFQFRSSEGQFLTCSGDGDKITAVAKLPSDTETFYLERNNDNRVHIKLETGSYIQASKDNQLTADYPGTPGWDDNAATFELIIVSGNLHGDYQLANGYEHDVAGKVLKEHRNNFITRQDFNFLYMHGINTVRIPVGWWVAYDPSPPPPYIGGSLEALDNAFSWAQTFGIKCIIDLHAAPGSQNGMEHSASRDGFAGWAAPNYISKTLEVIDFLASRYAKHPALLGIELLNEPSAATVPLDILVSFYKEGYQIVRKYTSTAYVIFCQRIGNADPYELYQANLGTVNTVIDLHYYNLFDTLFGNMSSLNNIQFLYKNRQTQIQALNVANGPLVFIGEWVNEWFVNNGSQIDYQDFGRAQLDVYNAASFGWAYWTLKNDRKHWDFEWNILNNYLQLQQDFEISNGGSSFRQISKFIFLLGFAFSTLPL, from the exons ATGGGCCGGCGATTTCTTATCGAACTTTTTTTCTGCAAATGCGTTTTCTTGGTACTGCAGTTCTGTTTCTTCATCTTTTCAATTGGATGCTCAG CTGAGGGATTGCCTGGGAATTCAAGAATAAGAGGAGTGAATTTGGGTGGATGGTTGGTGATTGAGGGGTGGATAAAGCCTTCGCTTTTTTACGACATTCCAAATGGGGATATGCTT gATGGAACGGAAATTCATCTAAAATCGATGACATTGAACAAGTACGTGTCTGCTGAGAATGGCGGCGGTGCGATGGTTACCGTTGACAGGGATACTCCTCAGTCTTGGGAAACATTTCGG CAGTTATGGAGAGTTTCGAAGTCAATATTTCAGTTCCGCTCTTCTGAAGGACAATTTTTAACCTGCAGTGGCGATGGGGACAAGATAACTGCAGTGGCCAAATTGCCATCTGATACAGAAACATTTTACCTCGAAAGAAATAATGACAATCGTGTCCACATTAAACTCGAGACTGGTTCTTACATACAG GCTTCCAAAGACAACCAGCTAACAGCAGACTATCCAGGGACACCTGGCTGGGATGATAATGCTGCGACATTTGAGTTGATAATTGTATCTGGTAATTTGCATGGAGATTACCAACTTGCCAACGGGTATGAACATGATGTGGCAGGAAAGGTCCTCAAG GAGCATAGAAACAATTTTATCACAAGACAAGATTTCAATTTCCTCTATATGCACGGAATAAATACTGTGCGAATACCTGTTGGTTGGTGGGTAGCTTATGATCCCAGTCCCCCTCCTCCTTATATCGGGGGAAGTCTGGAAGCACTTGACAATGCATTCTCATGGGCACA AACATTTGGCATAAAGTGCATAATTGACCTTCATGCTGCTCCAGGATCTCAGAATGGGATGGAACATAGTGCAAGTCGTGATGGGTTCGCAGGCTGGGCTGCACCAAACTATATCTCCAAAACACTAGAAGTGATTGATTTTCTTGCTTCAAG GTATGCCAAACATCCTGCATTACTTGGGATTGAGCTATTAAACGAGCCATCTGCTGCCACAGTTCCTTTGGACATCCTAGTTTCATTCTACAAAGAAGGATACCAAATTGTCCGGAAATACACCTCTACAGCTTATGTTATATTCTGCCAAAGGATTGGCAATGCAGATCCATATGAACTGTACCAAGCTAATTTAGGCACAGTAAATACAGTTATTGATTTGCATTACTACAATTTGTTTGACACCCTTTTTGGCAATATGagttcattaaataatattcagtTTCTATATAAGAATAGACAAACACAGATACAAGCTCTGAACGTTGCAAATGGTCCGCTGGTTTTTATTG GGGAATGGGTCAATGAATGGTTTGTGAATAATGGATCTCAAATAGACTATCAAGATTTCGGAAGAGCCCAGTTAGATGTATATAATGCTGCCTCGTTTGGATGGGCGTACTGGACGCTCAAGAATGACAGGAAGCACTGGGATTTTGAGTGGAACATCCTAAACAACTATCTCCAACTACAGCAAG ATTTTGAAATATCTAATG GCGGTTCATCATTCAGGCAAATATCCAAGTTTATATTTTTGCTTGGATTTGCATTTAGCACTTTGCCACTGTGA
- the LOC140981509 gene encoding probable glucan 1,3-beta-glucosidase A isoform X3, whose product MGRRFLIELFFCKCVFLVLQFCFFIFSIGCSAEGLPGNSRIRGVNLGGWLVIEGWIKPSLFYDIPNGDMLDGTEIHLKSMTLNKYVSAENGGGAMVTVDRDTPQSWETFRQLWRVSKSIFQFRSSEGQFLTCSGDGDKITAVAKLPSDTETFYLERNNDNRVHIKLETGSYIQASKDNQLTADYPGTPGWDDNAATFELIIVSGNLHGDYQLANGYEHDVAGKVLKEHRNNFITRQDFNFLYMHGINTVRIPVGWWVAYDPSPPPPYIGGSLEALDNAFSWAQTFGIKCIIDLHAAPGSQNGMEHSASRDGFAGWAAPNYISKTLEVIDFLASRYAKHPALLGIELLNEPSAATVPLDILVSFYKEGYQIVRKYTSTAYVIFCQRIGNADPYELYQANLGTVNTVIDLHYYNLFDTLFGNMSSLNNIQFLYKNRQTQIQALNVANGPLVFIGEWVNEWFVNNGSQIDYQDFGRAQLDVYNAASFGWAYWTLKNDRKHWDFEWNILNNYLQLQQGGSSFRQISKFIFLLGFAFSTLPL is encoded by the exons ATGGGCCGGCGATTTCTTATCGAACTTTTTTTCTGCAAATGCGTTTTCTTGGTACTGCAGTTCTGTTTCTTCATCTTTTCAATTGGATGCTCAG CTGAGGGATTGCCTGGGAATTCAAGAATAAGAGGAGTGAATTTGGGTGGATGGTTGGTGATTGAGGGGTGGATAAAGCCTTCGCTTTTTTACGACATTCCAAATGGGGATATGCTT gATGGAACGGAAATTCATCTAAAATCGATGACATTGAACAAGTACGTGTCTGCTGAGAATGGCGGCGGTGCGATGGTTACCGTTGACAGGGATACTCCTCAGTCTTGGGAAACATTTCGG CAGTTATGGAGAGTTTCGAAGTCAATATTTCAGTTCCGCTCTTCTGAAGGACAATTTTTAACCTGCAGTGGCGATGGGGACAAGATAACTGCAGTGGCCAAATTGCCATCTGATACAGAAACATTTTACCTCGAAAGAAATAATGACAATCGTGTCCACATTAAACTCGAGACTGGTTCTTACATACAG GCTTCCAAAGACAACCAGCTAACAGCAGACTATCCAGGGACACCTGGCTGGGATGATAATGCTGCGACATTTGAGTTGATAATTGTATCTGGTAATTTGCATGGAGATTACCAACTTGCCAACGGGTATGAACATGATGTGGCAGGAAAGGTCCTCAAG GAGCATAGAAACAATTTTATCACAAGACAAGATTTCAATTTCCTCTATATGCACGGAATAAATACTGTGCGAATACCTGTTGGTTGGTGGGTAGCTTATGATCCCAGTCCCCCTCCTCCTTATATCGGGGGAAGTCTGGAAGCACTTGACAATGCATTCTCATGGGCACA AACATTTGGCATAAAGTGCATAATTGACCTTCATGCTGCTCCAGGATCTCAGAATGGGATGGAACATAGTGCAAGTCGTGATGGGTTCGCAGGCTGGGCTGCACCAAACTATATCTCCAAAACACTAGAAGTGATTGATTTTCTTGCTTCAAG GTATGCCAAACATCCTGCATTACTTGGGATTGAGCTATTAAACGAGCCATCTGCTGCCACAGTTCCTTTGGACATCCTAGTTTCATTCTACAAAGAAGGATACCAAATTGTCCGGAAATACACCTCTACAGCTTATGTTATATTCTGCCAAAGGATTGGCAATGCAGATCCATATGAACTGTACCAAGCTAATTTAGGCACAGTAAATACAGTTATTGATTTGCATTACTACAATTTGTTTGACACCCTTTTTGGCAATATGagttcattaaataatattcagtTTCTATATAAGAATAGACAAACACAGATACAAGCTCTGAACGTTGCAAATGGTCCGCTGGTTTTTATTG GGGAATGGGTCAATGAATGGTTTGTGAATAATGGATCTCAAATAGACTATCAAGATTTCGGAAGAGCCCAGTTAGATGTATATAATGCTGCCTCGTTTGGATGGGCGTACTGGACGCTCAAGAATGACAGGAAGCACTGGGATTTTGAGTGGAACATCCTAAACAACTATCTCCAACTACAGCAAG GCGGTTCATCATTCAGGCAAATATCCAAGTTTATATTTTTGCTTGGATTTGCATTTAGCACTTTGCCACTGTGA
- the LOC140981509 gene encoding probable glucan 1,3-beta-glucosidase A isoform X2 gives MGRRFLIELFFCKCVFLVLQFCFFIFSIGCSAEGLPGNSRIRGVNLGGWLVIEGWIKPSLFYDIPNGDMLDGTEIHLKSMTLNKYVSAENGGGAMVTVDRDTPQSWETFRLWRVSKSIFQFRSSEGQFLTCSGDGDKITAVAKLPSDTETFYLERNNDNRVHIKLETGSYIQASKDNQLTADYPGTPGWDDNAATFELIIVSGNLHGDYQLANGYEHDVAGKVLKEHRNNFITRQDFNFLYMHGINTVRIPVGWWVAYDPSPPPPYIGGSLEALDNAFSWAQTFGIKCIIDLHAAPGSQNGMEHSASRDGFAGWAAPNYISKTLEVIDFLASRYAKHPALLGIELLNEPSAATVPLDILVSFYKEGYQIVRKYTSTAYVIFCQRIGNADPYELYQANLGTVNTVIDLHYYNLFDTLFGNMSSLNNIQFLYKNRQTQIQALNVANGPLVFIGEWVNEWFVNNGSQIDYQDFGRAQLDVYNAASFGWAYWTLKNDRKHWDFEWNILNNYLQLQQDFEISNGGSSFRQISKFIFLLGFAFSTLPL, from the exons ATGGGCCGGCGATTTCTTATCGAACTTTTTTTCTGCAAATGCGTTTTCTTGGTACTGCAGTTCTGTTTCTTCATCTTTTCAATTGGATGCTCAG CTGAGGGATTGCCTGGGAATTCAAGAATAAGAGGAGTGAATTTGGGTGGATGGTTGGTGATTGAGGGGTGGATAAAGCCTTCGCTTTTTTACGACATTCCAAATGGGGATATGCTT gATGGAACGGAAATTCATCTAAAATCGATGACATTGAACAAGTACGTGTCTGCTGAGAATGGCGGCGGTGCGATGGTTACCGTTGACAGGGATACTCCTCAGTCTTGGGAAACATTTCGG TTATGGAGAGTTTCGAAGTCAATATTTCAGTTCCGCTCTTCTGAAGGACAATTTTTAACCTGCAGTGGCGATGGGGACAAGATAACTGCAGTGGCCAAATTGCCATCTGATACAGAAACATTTTACCTCGAAAGAAATAATGACAATCGTGTCCACATTAAACTCGAGACTGGTTCTTACATACAG GCTTCCAAAGACAACCAGCTAACAGCAGACTATCCAGGGACACCTGGCTGGGATGATAATGCTGCGACATTTGAGTTGATAATTGTATCTGGTAATTTGCATGGAGATTACCAACTTGCCAACGGGTATGAACATGATGTGGCAGGAAAGGTCCTCAAG GAGCATAGAAACAATTTTATCACAAGACAAGATTTCAATTTCCTCTATATGCACGGAATAAATACTGTGCGAATACCTGTTGGTTGGTGGGTAGCTTATGATCCCAGTCCCCCTCCTCCTTATATCGGGGGAAGTCTGGAAGCACTTGACAATGCATTCTCATGGGCACA AACATTTGGCATAAAGTGCATAATTGACCTTCATGCTGCTCCAGGATCTCAGAATGGGATGGAACATAGTGCAAGTCGTGATGGGTTCGCAGGCTGGGCTGCACCAAACTATATCTCCAAAACACTAGAAGTGATTGATTTTCTTGCTTCAAG GTATGCCAAACATCCTGCATTACTTGGGATTGAGCTATTAAACGAGCCATCTGCTGCCACAGTTCCTTTGGACATCCTAGTTTCATTCTACAAAGAAGGATACCAAATTGTCCGGAAATACACCTCTACAGCTTATGTTATATTCTGCCAAAGGATTGGCAATGCAGATCCATATGAACTGTACCAAGCTAATTTAGGCACAGTAAATACAGTTATTGATTTGCATTACTACAATTTGTTTGACACCCTTTTTGGCAATATGagttcattaaataatattcagtTTCTATATAAGAATAGACAAACACAGATACAAGCTCTGAACGTTGCAAATGGTCCGCTGGTTTTTATTG GGGAATGGGTCAATGAATGGTTTGTGAATAATGGATCTCAAATAGACTATCAAGATTTCGGAAGAGCCCAGTTAGATGTATATAATGCTGCCTCGTTTGGATGGGCGTACTGGACGCTCAAGAATGACAGGAAGCACTGGGATTTTGAGTGGAACATCCTAAACAACTATCTCCAACTACAGCAAG ATTTTGAAATATCTAATG GCGGTTCATCATTCAGGCAAATATCCAAGTTTATATTTTTGCTTGGATTTGCATTTAGCACTTTGCCACTGTGA